The Pseudomonas sp. IAC-BECa141 genome contains the following window.
TTATCTGCAAGCGCTGAGCAAGACCGGGATCGATGCCCGGATCGAAGCGGAAACGCCCATCGAACTGAATCTGTCGGATGTCCACGAGCAAAGCGCTGCCGTCGCGGAGCCTGATTCGCCTTATGCGCCCCCTCGCGCCGCCGTCGGCGAAAACCTGCCGGCATTTGCGCCGCTGAAGCCGTTCGGTGCTGAAGGCAGGATCGGCCGCTTGCGTTATCTGGCATGGTCGATGGTGTTGAGCCTGGTAACCCTGCCAATCGTCAGCGTGTTCGCGCTGATCGGCCTGGGCCTGGTCAGCGCCGACTCGACGACCGGCCTGATCATCGGCGGTCTCCTCGCCTTCTTCCTGTTTCTGGCCTTCGCGATCATTGGCATCCTGTTCAGCATTCAGCGCTTGCACGATATCGGCTGGTCGGGATGGCTGTGGCTGCTGACCCTGGTTCCATTCGTGGGCAGTTTCTTCCCGCTGGTGATCATGGTCGTGCCGGGCAATACCGGCGCCAACCGCTATGGCCCGCCGCCGCCGCCGAACAGCACGGCAGTCAAAGTGCTGTGTTCGCTGTGGATCGTGTTTATCGGGTTGTTCTTTGTGGGTGGCATGCTGGGCGGGATCACTGCCATCCAGCAGGAATATGAAAGCAGCCTTGAAAGCAGCTACGAGAGCGGTTCGGTGAACACCGATGAAATCGATGTCGAAGTCGAGCCCGCCGCGAATTCGGCAGACGATGCAGCCGAAGCCGCCCTCGCCCCTGTAGACTCTGCGAAAGAATGAACAACGCTCCCCGCCGTGACACCTGCGTCCACGGCGCGGCGCTGTTGCGATGGAGATTTGCATGACCCGTTACGCTCTGATCACCGGCGCCTCCAGCGGCATCGGCCTGGCCATGGCCGAAGCCCTGGCGCGCCGTGGCCGCAGCCTGATTCTGGTGGCCCGACAGCGTGATCAGCTGGAAAGCATCGCGATTGAACTGACTCAACGCTTCGGCGTGGAAGTGCTGTTCCGCGCCTGTGATCTCGGTGAGCCGCTGCGCCTGTCCGGTTTTCTGCTGGAGCTCGAAGAAGGCGACCGGCAGATCGATCTATTGGTCAACTGTGCCGGCATCGGTACTTGCGGCCCGTTCCTTGCCCAGGACTGGATGACCGAACAGGACCTGATCGAAGTGAACATCCTCGCCCTTACCCGCCTCTGCCATGCCATCGGCAACAGCATGGCGTTGCAGGGCGGCGGGCAGATTCTCAATGTCGCGTCGGTGGCGGCTTTCAACCCCGGGCCGTGGATGAGCACCTACTACGCCAGCAAGGCGTATGTCCTGCACTTCTCGGAAGCACTTCGAGTGGAACTGAAGAAATGCGCGGTCAAGGTGTCGGTTCTCTGCCCCGGCCCGACTCGCACCGCGTTCTTCAGCACGGCACAACTGAACAACGACAAGCTCAACGCCAGCAAATTGCTGATGAGTCCCGAGGAAGTCGCGCTGTATACCGTGCGCGCCCTGGAGAAAAACCGCGCGATCATCATTCCCGGACGCCGAAACCGCTGGTTCGCCTTTCTGCCCCGGCTCGGTTCGCGCTGGCTCAATCGCACAATTGTCGGCATGGTCAACAAGGCTTACTGCCCGCGCTGAAGGGCCGGCAGGCAAATGACTGGGCGCGGTGTGCCCTCGTGGGTACACTCAGTCCAGCTCAAACAACGGAGAAAACAGCTGTGGATACTCTGTTCACCAAGATCATCAACCGGGAAATCCCGGCGAAGATCATCTACGAGGACGACCAGGTTCTGGCGTTCCACGACATCGCCCCACAGGCACCGGTGCATTTTCTGGTGATCCCGAAGAAACCGGTGCGCACCCTCAACGACCTGACCGAAGACGACAAGGCACTGGCCGGGCACATCCTGTTTACCGCTCAGCGTCTGGCGCTGGAGCTGGGTTGCGAGGAAGGCTTCCGGGTGGTGATGAACTGCAATGAAATGGGCGGGCAGACTGTCTACCACATTCACATGCACGTACTCGGTCAACGCCAGATGAACTGGCCTCCGGGCTGATTGAACCCAAAGATCGGTGGGAGCGCCCTGCTCCCACGTGACCCAGCGCAAACCTTCCCCGGCCGATTCAGTTAAACTGGCCGCCGAGATTCCTCCCGGAGGTCAGCATGACTACCCAACGTCACTACTCGCCCATTGATCGTCTTCTGCTGCAAGCCGATGCCGCGATGCGTACCTTGCTGCCATTCAGCGGCCAGCCGTACCGTCCGTCGCCGGCAATCGTGCAGCCCGATGTGCAGATGAGCGATGAAGACACCCGCCACGTCGCCGGCCTGATGCGCATCAACCACACCGGTGAAGTCTGCGCCCAGGCGCTGTATCAGGGCCAGGCCCTGACCGCCAAGTTGCCGCAGGTGCGCGAGGCCATGGAGCATGCGGCTGAAGAAGAGATCGATCATCTGGTCTGGTGCGAACAGCGCATTCACCAGTTGGGCAGCCACACCAGCGTGCTCAATCCGCTGTTCTATGGCATGTCGTTCGGCATCGGCGCAGTCGCCGGGTTGATCAGCGACAAGGTCAGCCTCGGATTTGTCGCCGCCACCGAGCATCAAGTCTGCAAACATCTGAACGAGCATCTTGAGCAACTGCCGGCCGAGGACGAAAAATCCCGGGCGATTCTGGAGCAGATGCGTATAGATGAAGAACATCATGCGGAGAGTGCACTGGAGGCCGGTGGTTTCCGTTTCCCGGCGCCGGTGAAGTTCGGCATGAGCCTGCTGGCCAAAGTGATGACCAAGAGCACTTACCGGATCTGAAAAACGCCCACAAAAAAGGCGACTGCCGCAAAGCAGTCGCCTTTTTTTGTGCCCGGATTTCTTAGCTCGGCATATTGCGCGCGTAGAAGATTTCCAGCATTTCGTGTTTCACACGCTCGGTCACCTGAGCGCGTTGCTCGGAAGACAGGTTGCTGGTGGCATCACCGAACAGGTAGTTATCCAGTTCGAAGTTCTTCAGCAGCATTTTGGTGTGGAACAGGTTTTCCTGATACACGTTCACGTCGGTCATCTGGTACGCGTCGCGGGTGTCTTCGGAGAGGTAGTTCTGGATCGAGTTGATCTCGTGGTCGATGAAATGCTTGTTGCCTTCAACGTCACGGGTGAAGCCGCGCACACGGTAATCCACGGTCACGATGTCCGAATCGAACTGGTGAATGAGGAAATTGAGTGCTTTGAGCGGTGAAATGACACCACAGGTCGACACGTCGATGTCCACACGGAAAGTCGCGATACCGGCGTCCGGATGGATTTCAGGGTAGGTGTGCACCGTGATGTGGCTCTTGTCGAGGTGGGCCAGGATGATTTCGGGCAACGGGCCCGGGGACTCTTCGATCTGGCTTTCGGTCGGGGTCACCGGCTCTTCCGAGATCAGAATCGTGACGCTGGCACCCTGAGGCTCATAGTTCTGACTCGCAATGTTCAGAATGTTGGCACCAA
Protein-coding sequences here:
- a CDS encoding SDR family NAD(P)-dependent oxidoreductase; translation: MTRYALITGASSGIGLAMAEALARRGRSLILVARQRDQLESIAIELTQRFGVEVLFRACDLGEPLRLSGFLLELEEGDRQIDLLVNCAGIGTCGPFLAQDWMTEQDLIEVNILALTRLCHAIGNSMALQGGGQILNVASVAAFNPGPWMSTYYASKAYVLHFSEALRVELKKCAVKVSVLCPGPTRTAFFSTAQLNNDKLNASKLLMSPEEVALYTVRALEKNRAIIIPGRRNRWFAFLPRLGSRWLNRTIVGMVNKAYCPR
- a CDS encoding DUF805 domain-containing protein, which gives rise to MSEPRYKIVFDGALQPGVDITTAKLNLANLFKSDVAAIERLFNGRTVALKRDLSHSDAQTYLQALSKTGIDARIEAETPIELNLSDVHEQSAAVAEPDSPYAPPRAAVGENLPAFAPLKPFGAEGRIGRLRYLAWSMVLSLVTLPIVSVFALIGLGLVSADSTTGLIIGGLLAFFLFLAFAIIGILFSIQRLHDIGWSGWLWLLTLVPFVGSFFPLVIMVVPGNTGANRYGPPPPPNSTAVKVLCSLWIVFIGLFFVGGMLGGITAIQQEYESSLESSYESGSVNTDEIDVEVEPAANSADDAAEAALAPVDSAKE
- a CDS encoding histidine triad nucleotide-binding protein — encoded protein: MDTLFTKIINREIPAKIIYEDDQVLAFHDIAPQAPVHFLVIPKKPVRTLNDLTEDDKALAGHILFTAQRLALELGCEEGFRVVMNCNEMGGQTVYHIHMHVLGQRQMNWPPG
- the speD gene encoding adenosylmethionine decarboxylase; its protein translation is MKSKLKLHGFNNLTKTLSFNIYDICYAETPQDQQAYVEYINQEYNAERLTQILTEVVEIIGANILNIASQNYEPQGASVTILISEEPVTPTESQIEESPGPLPEIILAHLDKSHITVHTYPEIHPDAGIATFRVDIDVSTCGVISPLKALNFLIHQFDSDIVTVDYRVRGFTRDVEGNKHFIDHEINSIQNYLSEDTRDAYQMTDVNVYQENLFHTKMLLKNFELDNYLFGDATSNLSSEQRAQVTERVKHEMLEIFYARNMPS
- the coq7 gene encoding 2-polyprenyl-3-methyl-6-methoxy-1,4-benzoquinone monooxygenase; this translates as MTTQRHYSPIDRLLLQADAAMRTLLPFSGQPYRPSPAIVQPDVQMSDEDTRHVAGLMRINHTGEVCAQALYQGQALTAKLPQVREAMEHAAEEEIDHLVWCEQRIHQLGSHTSVLNPLFYGMSFGIGAVAGLISDKVSLGFVAATEHQVCKHLNEHLEQLPAEDEKSRAILEQMRIDEEHHAESALEAGGFRFPAPVKFGMSLLAKVMTKSTYRI